In one window of Azotobacter salinestris DNA:
- a CDS encoding pirin family protein: MITLRPAAERGHASLGWLDSYHTFSFADYHDPRHMGVSRLRVINDDRIAPRTGFDAHPHRDMEIITYMLEGTIEHKDSMGNNSRLKAGEVQVMSAGSGIVHSEYNPSASEPLHLLQIWIQPQESRVPPHYAQKDFSAVQGLGLVVSPDGREGSLPIHQDACLYLARLDEHQQVSQPTRAGRTYYLHVASGNLQVNGVPLEAGDGATLVGEPAIALEARGKAEALLFELP, encoded by the coding sequence ATGATCACTCTGCGCCCGGCCGCCGAACGCGGGCATGCCAGCCTTGGCTGGCTGGACAGCTACCATACCTTTTCCTTCGCCGACTACCACGATCCGCGCCACATGGGAGTCTCGCGGCTGCGGGTGATCAACGACGACCGCATCGCACCGCGGACCGGCTTCGATGCCCATCCGCATCGCGACATGGAGATCATCACCTACATGCTGGAAGGCACCATCGAGCACAAGGACAGCATGGGCAACAACAGCCGGCTGAAAGCCGGGGAGGTGCAGGTGATGAGCGCCGGCAGCGGCATCGTGCACAGCGAGTACAACCCGTCCGCCAGCGAGCCGCTGCACCTTCTGCAGATCTGGATCCAGCCGCAGGAAAGCCGGGTACCACCGCACTATGCGCAGAAGGACTTTTCCGCCGTGCAGGGGCTCGGCCTGGTGGTCTCACCGGACGGTCGCGAGGGCTCGCTGCCGATCCATCAGGACGCCTGCCTGTACCTGGCCCGCCTGGACGAGCACCAGCAGGTCAGCCAGCCGACTCGCGCCGGCCGCACCTACTACCTGCATGTCGCCAGCGGAAACCTGCAGGTCAACGGCGTGCCCCTGGAGGCCGGCGACGGCGCCACGCTGGTCGGCGAGCCGGCCATCGCTCTGGAAGCCCGAGGGAAAGCCGAGGCACTGCTGTTCGAACTGCCCTGA
- the cpdA gene encoding 3',5'-cyclic-AMP phosphodiesterase, whose product MPRPSPTNDDSSLLVVQLTDSHLFADAQARLLGMQTQDSLQRVIELVRREQPRIDLVVASGDISQDGSAESYARFLQLCAPLAAPLRWIPGNHDEPEVMARASAGGEYRQPVVDLGNWRIVLLDSVLPGAVPGFLEPVELARLEQALAEAPERHHLVCLHHHPVSIGCHWMESIGLRNAEALFVVLDRFPQVRALLWGHVHQEFDRMRHGVRLLASPSTCVQFTPGSEEFSVSDQAPGYRWLRLHADGRLETGVSRLIDYRFQIDYGKDGY is encoded by the coding sequence TTGCCGCGCCCATCCCCCACCAATGACGATTCTTCCCTGTTGGTCGTGCAACTGACCGACAGTCATCTGTTCGCCGACGCACAGGCGCGGCTGCTTGGCATGCAGACCCAGGATAGCCTGCAGCGGGTGATCGAGCTGGTGCGTCGCGAGCAGCCGCGCATCGACCTGGTGGTGGCCAGCGGCGATATCTCCCAGGACGGCTCGGCCGAATCCTATGCCCGTTTCCTGCAGCTCTGCGCGCCACTCGCTGCGCCGCTGCGCTGGATTCCCGGCAACCATGACGAGCCCGAGGTCATGGCACGCGCCAGTGCCGGCGGCGAATACCGCCAGCCGGTCGTCGATCTGGGCAACTGGCGCATCGTGCTGCTCGACTCGGTCCTTCCCGGCGCGGTGCCCGGCTTTCTCGAGCCGGTCGAGCTGGCCCGCCTCGAGCAGGCCCTTGCGGAGGCGCCCGAGCGCCATCATCTGGTCTGTCTGCACCATCACCCGGTATCGATCGGCTGCCACTGGATGGAGTCGATCGGCCTGCGCAACGCCGAGGCGCTGTTCGTCGTGCTGGATCGCTTCCCGCAGGTGCGCGCGCTGCTCTGGGGGCACGTGCACCAGGAGTTCGACCGCATGCGCCACGGCGTGCGTCTGCTGGCCTCGCCCTCGACCTGCGTGCAGTTCACGCCCGGCAGCGAGGAATTCTCGGTCAGCGACCAGGCCCCCGGCTACCGCTGGCTGCGCCTGCATGCCGATGGCCGTCTGGAAACCGGCGTGTCGCGCCTGATCGACTATCGTTTCCAGATCGACTACGGCAAGGACGGCTACTGA
- a CDS encoding YqiA/YcfP family alpha/beta fold hydrolase, translated as MPSAAPSILYIHGFNSSSASHKARQLMRAMQALGLGARLRAPDLHHHPRQAIAQLETALAELGRPTLVGSSLGGYYATHLAERHGLRAVLINPAVRPYRLFDGRLGTQHNHHSGETWELTADHLAALVALEVPPPQDPARYRVWLQTGDETLDWRDAATYYRHCAPAVETGGDHGFQGFAGHLPELLAFAGFDAALWRNFDFSEL; from the coding sequence ATGCCCAGCGCCGCGCCGTCCATCCTCTATATCCACGGCTTCAACAGCTCGTCCGCCTCCCACAAGGCCCGGCAGCTGATGCGCGCCATGCAGGCCCTCGGCCTGGGGGCACGCCTGCGGGCGCCCGACCTGCACCATCATCCGCGCCAGGCGATCGCCCAGCTCGAGACGGCGCTTGCCGAGCTGGGGCGCCCCACGCTGGTCGGCAGCTCCCTGGGCGGCTACTATGCGACCCACCTGGCCGAGCGGCACGGCCTGCGGGCCGTGCTGATCAACCCCGCGGTACGTCCATACCGGCTGTTCGACGGCCGCCTGGGGACGCAGCACAACCACCACAGCGGCGAGACCTGGGAACTGACCGCCGACCATCTGGCGGCGCTCGTCGCCCTGGAGGTACCGCCCCCGCAGGACCCGGCGCGCTACCGGGTGTGGCTGCAGACCGGCGACGAGACGCTCGACTGGCGGGATGCCGCAACCTACTACCGGCACTGCGCGCCCGCCGTCGAGACGGGCGGCGACCACGGCTTCCAGGGTTTCGCCGGGCACCTGCCGGAGCTGCTCGCCTTCGCCGGCTTCGATGCCGCGCTGTGGCGCAATTTCGATTTTTCCGAACTCTGA
- a CDS encoding BON domain-containing protein: MKKHPWTYIAITATAALGLSMANGVLADEARQDKTPSVLMAAGETMDKAEDAVSDTWITSKVKSTFLADSDLDGMDIKVETNQGVVSLSGTVSTEAEKELAIQKARSIKGVKDVSADALMVAE; encoded by the coding sequence ATGAAAAAGCATCCCTGGACTTATATTGCCATCACCGCCACTGCCGCTCTTGGCCTTTCGATGGCCAATGGCGTCCTTGCCGACGAGGCTCGGCAGGACAAGACCCCATCCGTGCTCATGGCTGCCGGCGAAACCATGGACAAGGCCGAAGATGCGGTTTCCGACACCTGGATCACCAGCAAGGTGAAGTCCACCTTCCTGGCCGACAGCGATCTTGACGGCATGGACATCAAGGTGGAAACCAATCAGGGTGTGGTGTCGCTGTCCGGCACGGTCAGCACCGAGGCCGAAAAAGAGCTGGCCATCCAGAAAGCCAGGAGCATCAAGGGCGTGAAGGACGTCTCCGCCGATGCTCTGATGGTGGCCGAATAA
- the parE gene encoding DNA topoisomerase IV subunit B: MAQTYNADAIEVLSGLDPVRKRPGMYTDTTRPNHLAQEVIDNSVDEALAGHAKSVQVILHEDNSLEVIDDGRGMPVDIHPEEGVPGVELILTKLHAGGKFSNKNYQFSGGLHGVGISVVNALSTSVEVRVKRDGKEYRMTFADGFKASELEIVGSVGRRNTGTSVHFWPDPRYFDSPKFSVSRLKHVLKAKAVLCPGLSVSFEGRSTGEKVEWHYEDGLRSYLADAVSGFARLPEEPFTGSFAASREAVDWALLWLPEGGESVQESYVNLIPTAQGGTHVNGLRQGLLDAMREFCEFRNLLPRGVKLAPEDVWERIVFVLSMKLAEPQFSGQTKERLSSREAAAFVSGVVKDAFSLWLNEHPELGLQLAELAISNAGRRLKAGRKVERKKITQGPALPGKLADCAGQDPLRAELFLVEGDSAGGSAKQARDKEFQAIMPLRGKILNTWEVDGGEVLASQEVHDIAVAIGIDPGSADLSQLRYGKICILADADSDGLHIATLLCALFVRHFRPLVEAGHVYVAMPPLYRIDLGKEVHYALDEAERDGILERLVAEKKRGKPQVTRFKGLGEMNPLQLRETTMDPNTRRLVQLTLDDFDSTREVMDMLLAKKRAGDRKSWLETKGNLAEVLV, from the coding sequence ATGGCTCAGACCTACAACGCGGATGCCATCGAGGTCCTTTCCGGACTCGACCCGGTGCGCAAGCGCCCGGGCATGTACACCGACACCACGCGTCCCAACCACCTGGCCCAGGAAGTGATCGACAACAGCGTCGACGAGGCTCTGGCCGGCCACGCGAAATCCGTGCAGGTGATCCTCCACGAGGACAATTCGCTGGAGGTGATCGACGACGGCCGCGGCATGCCGGTGGACATCCATCCGGAGGAGGGCGTGCCGGGAGTCGAGCTGATCCTCACCAAGCTGCACGCCGGCGGCAAGTTCTCCAACAAGAACTACCAGTTTTCCGGCGGCCTGCACGGCGTCGGCATCTCGGTGGTCAACGCGCTGTCGACCTCCGTCGAGGTGCGCGTCAAGCGCGACGGCAAAGAATACCGGATGACCTTCGCCGACGGCTTCAAGGCCAGCGAGCTGGAGATCGTCGGCAGCGTGGGCAGGCGCAACACCGGCACCAGCGTGCATTTCTGGCCTGACCCCAGGTACTTCGATTCGCCGAAGTTCTCCGTCAGCCGCCTCAAGCATGTGCTCAAGGCCAAGGCGGTGCTCTGTCCGGGCCTTTCCGTGAGCTTCGAGGGCCGGAGCACCGGCGAGAAGGTCGAGTGGCACTACGAGGACGGCCTGCGCTCCTACCTGGCGGATGCGGTCAGCGGCTTCGCCCGCCTGCCCGAGGAGCCCTTCACCGGCAGCTTCGCCGCCAGCCGCGAGGCGGTGGACTGGGCGCTGCTGTGGCTGCCCGAGGGCGGCGAGAGCGTGCAGGAAAGCTACGTCAACCTGATCCCCACCGCCCAGGGCGGTACCCACGTCAATGGTCTGCGCCAGGGCCTGCTGGACGCCATGCGCGAGTTCTGCGAATTCCGCAACCTGCTGCCGCGCGGCGTCAAGCTGGCGCCGGAGGACGTCTGGGAGCGCATCGTCTTCGTCCTCTCGATGAAGCTCGCCGAGCCGCAGTTCTCCGGGCAGACCAAGGAGCGCCTGTCGTCCCGCGAGGCGGCGGCCTTCGTTTCCGGCGTGGTGAAGGACGCCTTCAGCCTGTGGCTCAACGAGCATCCCGAGCTGGGTCTGCAGCTGGCCGAGTTGGCGATCAGCAACGCCGGGCGCCGCCTCAAGGCCGGACGCAAGGTCGAGCGCAAGAAGATCACCCAGGGCCCGGCGCTGCCCGGCAAGCTGGCCGACTGCGCCGGCCAGGACCCGCTGCGCGCCGAGCTGTTCCTGGTCGAGGGCGATTCCGCCGGTGGCAGCGCCAAGCAGGCGCGCGACAAGGAGTTCCAGGCGATCATGCCGCTGCGCGGCAAGATCCTGAACACCTGGGAGGTGGACGGCGGCGAGGTGCTGGCCAGTCAGGAGGTGCACGACATCGCCGTGGCCATCGGCATCGATCCCGGCTCGGCGGACCTTTCCCAGCTGCGCTACGGCAAGATCTGCATCCTCGCCGACGCCGACTCCGACGGCCTGCACATCGCCACCCTGCTGTGCGCGCTGTTCGTCCGCCATTTCCGGCCGCTGGTGGAGGCCGGCCACGTGTACGTGGCCATGCCGCCGCTGTACCGCATCGACCTCGGCAAGGAGGTCCACTATGCCCTCGACGAGGCCGAGCGCGACGGCATCCTCGAGCGCCTGGTCGCCGAGAAGAAGCGCGGCAAGCCGCAGGTCACCCGTTTCAAGGGCCTCGGCGAGATGAACCCGCTGCAGCTGCGCGAGACCACCATGGACCCCAACACCCGCCGTCTGGTGCAGCTGACCCTGGACGATTTCGACAGCACCCGCGAGGTCATGGACATGCTGCTGGCGAAGAAGCGCGCCGGCGACCGCAAGTCCTGGCTGGAGACCAAGGGCAACCTGGCCGAGGTGTTGGTCTGA
- a CDS encoding ATP-binding protein, with the protein MPRAMRYSLRQWIWRVFMQCALIPLFLVELVLIGAYLLSNAAMRDAQLAHLEERAQQSLAGTVRREAEIIGWDLQSIEKQTRIFRGAVAHALQERSFRPDAVERARHVVGPDGLFYSRSGDGRAVSFYVKDTPPERQDHAKALRLSHLDFLMRSIEEAGPLVVAVHFRSWDGYIRSYPFFDVLQRDLAGRPSPAYGFYSRADQAHNPGREPVWTDPYPDANGRWRMSTLAPVYHGDFLEGVVGLEIDLERLLADIGELGVPWQGHAVLIDAGGNVMLLPGQHRSPGDSIVNAPRYLREVKHLLPAVGAEGEVQTAVFDGREHLLAWQGISQTGWRLLLVADKDRILQPTRALAAHYQKMGYLLIAGLLLFHVLLLMLWWRRLRRLSRELELPISGIVDMLRHLGQSEWQPGTVQLSPLRASRIEELNAMADAVRSSDRQLQASEAERSRAQRLLEVVMENTTESLWEIVAEKSLIRVSSRFARRFALDSECVTIEEFNRLVHPDDMERLKLRRESFFSGADGVYEVEYRCIDRAGQYVWLLSRGQALEWDANGRVLHSAGTHVDISRLKAVEEDLRRATLEAQDASRAKSRFLSSMSHELRTPLNAVQGFAQLIELEVEGKSETQPVGEYAREIVKASRHLTALVDDILDLSTLEGRRQHLQIRPVEVGAMLASCVELVQPQARDLRLQLTLVSGRLPLYVQADSRRLRQILLNLLSNAIKYNRPQGTVTLGHEVRPDCVRLWVKDTGPGLDADQQKQLFQPFQRLGRESSNIPGSGIGLVLCYELAGMMNGSLGFHSELGQGCCFWIDLPGAASPEEQQAAFGNGPSAGQVEWVEDDS; encoded by the coding sequence ATGCCCCGGGCAATGCGATATTCCCTGCGCCAGTGGATCTGGCGCGTCTTCATGCAGTGCGCCCTGATTCCGTTGTTCCTGGTGGAACTCGTGCTGATCGGAGCCTATTTACTGAGCAACGCGGCGATGCGCGATGCGCAGCTCGCACATCTCGAGGAGCGGGCGCAGCAGAGCCTGGCTGGTACCGTGCGGCGCGAGGCAGAGATCATCGGCTGGGATCTGCAAAGTATAGAGAAGCAGACTCGGATTTTCCGCGGTGCCGTCGCCCATGCCCTGCAGGAGCGGAGCTTCCGGCCGGATGCCGTGGAGCGGGCCAGGCACGTGGTCGGTCCGGACGGACTGTTCTACAGCCGCAGCGGCGATGGCCGCGCCGTCTCCTTCTATGTGAAGGACACGCCACCGGAACGGCAGGATCATGCCAAGGCCCTGCGTCTATCGCACCTCGACTTCCTGATGCGTTCGATCGAGGAGGCCGGCCCCCTGGTGGTTGCCGTCCATTTCCGCAGTTGGGACGGCTATATCCGCAGTTATCCGTTCTTCGACGTACTGCAGCGGGATCTTGCCGGCAGGCCGTCTCCCGCGTACGGCTTCTATTCCCGGGCCGACCAGGCCCACAACCCGGGGCGCGAGCCGGTGTGGACCGATCCCTATCCCGACGCGAACGGGCGCTGGCGCATGTCGACGCTCGCCCCGGTCTACCACGGCGATTTCCTGGAGGGGGTGGTCGGCCTGGAGATCGATCTCGAGCGCCTGCTCGCCGACATCGGCGAGCTGGGCGTGCCCTGGCAGGGCCATGCCGTGCTGATCGACGCGGGCGGCAACGTCATGCTCTTGCCGGGTCAGCACAGGAGCCCGGGCGACTCCATTGTCAATGCGCCGCGGTATCTGCGCGAGGTGAAACATCTGCTGCCGGCGGTCGGAGCCGAAGGGGAGGTGCAGACGGCGGTGTTCGATGGCCGCGAGCATCTGCTGGCCTGGCAGGGGATTTCCCAGACCGGCTGGCGTCTGCTGCTGGTCGCGGACAAGGACCGGATTCTCCAGCCGACCCGTGCCCTGGCTGCCCACTACCAGAAGATGGGTTATCTGCTGATCGCCGGTCTGCTGCTGTTCCATGTGCTGTTACTGATGCTCTGGTGGCGACGCTTGCGGCGTCTGAGCCGCGAGCTGGAGCTGCCGATCAGCGGTATCGTCGACATGCTTCGGCATCTGGGCCAGAGCGAGTGGCAGCCGGGAACCGTGCAGCTCTCGCCGCTGCGGGCCAGCCGGATCGAGGAGCTGAATGCGATGGCCGATGCGGTACGCAGCAGCGACCGCCAATTGCAGGCCAGCGAGGCCGAGCGCTCCAGGGCCCAGCGCCTGCTGGAGGTGGTGATGGAGAACACCACCGAGAGTCTTTGGGAAATCGTCGCGGAAAAGAGCCTGATCCGGGTGAGCAGCCGCTTCGCCCGGCGTTTCGCCCTGGACTCCGAATGCGTGACCATCGAGGAATTCAACCGGCTCGTCCATCCGGACGACATGGAGCGTCTCAAGCTGCGGCGCGAGAGCTTCTTCAGCGGCGCCGACGGCGTCTACGAGGTGGAGTACCGCTGTATCGACCGTGCCGGCCAGTACGTCTGGCTGTTGTCCCGCGGCCAGGCCCTGGAATGGGATGCCAATGGCCGGGTGCTGCACTCGGCGGGCACCCATGTGGATATCTCTCGGCTGAAGGCGGTGGAGGAGGATCTGCGTCGCGCCACCCTGGAAGCCCAGGACGCCAGCCGGGCGAAGAGCCGCTTCCTGTCCAGCATGAGCCACGAGCTGCGTACCCCGCTCAATGCGGTGCAGGGCTTCGCCCAACTGATCGAGCTGGAAGTGGAGGGCAAGTCCGAGACGCAGCCGGTTGGCGAGTATGCGCGGGAAATCGTCAAGGCCAGCCGGCATCTCACCGCACTGGTGGATGACATTCTCGACCTCTCCACGCTCGAGGGGCGCCGTCAGCATCTGCAGATCCGGCCGGTCGAGGTGGGGGCCATGCTGGCCAGCTGTGTGGAGCTGGTTCAGCCGCAGGCCCGCGACCTTCGACTGCAGTTGACGCTCGTGTCCGGGCGCCTGCCCCTCTACGTGCAGGCCGACTCCCGTCGCCTGCGGCAGATCCTGCTGAACCTTTTGTCCAATGCGATCAAGTACAACCGCCCGCAGGGCACCGTCACGCTCGGCCACGAGGTACGTCCGGACTGCGTGCGTCTCTGGGTCAAGGACACAGGGCCGGGGCTCGATGCCGACCAGCAGAAGCAGCTGTTCCAGCCCTTCCAGCGCCTGGGGCGGGAAAGCTCGAACATTCCCGGCTCCGGCATCGGTCTGGTGCTGTGTTATGAGCTGGCCGGCATGATGAACGGCAGCCTCGGCTTTCACAGCGAGCTCGGCCAGGGCTGCTGTTTCTGGATCGATCTGCCGGGAGCGGCCTCGCCCGAGGAGCAGCAGGCGGCATTCGGCAACGGCCCGTCGGCCGGACAGGTCGAGTGGGTCGAGGACGATTCCTGA
- a CDS encoding PqiC family protein — protein sequence MNLPRFRLLVLLGVLSLLGACTLRPTSTLYRLDGGNPSLPERNGLAVLLGPVTVADYLRQGAALVQRHEDGSFTSARDARWAGDLKADIDQLLLRHLAWRLDSHRLVPEPGTPGFKPDVQVQLNITRLDSGPKQPAVLEAQWRLLDRRGQLGESRLIRLEEPHLGSSADQVRAQSVVLQRLAEQLATSILPLAKQQRQAPVAESRRSTRVATPKVEAKPPQAPDIPIVSPTRNNVEVFRF from the coding sequence ATGAATCTTCCGCGCTTTCGTTTGCTTGTCCTGCTGGGCGTCCTGTCGCTGCTGGGTGCGTGCACCCTGCGTCCGACGTCCACTCTCTACAGGTTGGACGGCGGTAATCCCTCCCTTCCCGAACGCAATGGTCTGGCCGTTCTGCTAGGCCCGGTGACCGTGGCCGACTATCTGAGACAGGGCGCCGCCCTGGTGCAGCGTCACGAAGACGGCAGCTTCACTTCCGCCCGCGACGCTCGCTGGGCCGGCGACCTGAAGGCCGACATCGACCAACTGCTGCTGCGCCATCTGGCCTGGCGCCTGGACAGCCACCGCCTGGTTCCCGAGCCGGGCACGCCCGGCTTCAAGCCGGATGTCCAGGTTCAGCTGAACATCACCCGCCTGGATTCGGGGCCGAAGCAGCCTGCCGTGCTGGAGGCGCAATGGCGCCTGCTGGATCGCCGGGGCCAGCTCGGCGAGAGCCGCCTGATCCGGCTGGAGGAGCCGCACCTGGGCTCCAGCGCCGATCAGGTGCGGGCACAGAGTGTGGTGTTGCAGCGCCTGGCGGAGCAACTGGCGACGTCGATCCTGCCGCTGGCCAAGCAGCAGAGACAGGCCCCGGTGGCGGAATCGCGCAGGAGCACGCGCGTGGCGACGCCCAAGGTGGAGGCAAAACCGCCGCAGGCGCCGGATATCCCTATCGTCAGTCCGACCCGCAACAACGTCGAGGTATTCCGCTTCTGA
- a CDS encoding esterase-like activity of phytase family protein yields the protein MRCWLPGLCLLFSTALHAALPVEPLRLLGEHPLDGMPSGNLSGLARCGDALWAVSDRDDDRLYRLQPGEQAWLAEARTFVLPPRPDSGLPWGVRARSRLMGKLRGGEMDFEGLSCDDQGNRYLVSEAYAAVLQLPEVGDPQWLALPAPLLRQARASGMLLKFNAMFEGVAVDPPGERLWLAAERERRGLLVAHRVRSSWQCSGSCVLLSEDGLALPPAQLESSRSWAKSFSDLAFHAGKLFSLERLAHQICRHSPNTGEVERCWSFADELLTDARRYAQPWGSAEALWIDDDGAWIGTDNGTLARGDGETRPMLWHFAAPAEGWNGAP from the coding sequence ATGCGGTGCTGGTTGCCGGGCCTGTGCCTGCTGTTCAGCACGGCGCTGCACGCCGCGCTGCCGGTGGAGCCTTTGCGCCTGCTCGGCGAGCATCCGCTCGACGGCATGCCGAGCGGCAACCTCTCCGGGCTGGCCCGCTGCGGGGACGCGCTGTGGGCGGTCTCCGACCGCGACGACGATCGTCTCTACCGCCTGCAGCCCGGCGAGCAGGCCTGGCTGGCGGAGGCGCGGACCTTCGTCCTGCCGCCGCGGCCCGACAGCGGGCTGCCCTGGGGCGTGCGGGCGCGCTCCAGGCTGATGGGCAAGCTGCGCGGCGGCGAGATGGATTTCGAGGGGCTGAGCTGCGACGACCAGGGCAACCGCTATCTGGTCAGCGAGGCCTACGCCGCCGTGCTGCAGCTGCCGGAGGTCGGTGATCCGCAGTGGCTGGCGCTGCCGGCGCCGCTGCTGCGTCAGGCCCGCGCCAGCGGCATGCTGCTGAAGTTCAACGCCATGTTCGAGGGGGTCGCCGTCGATCCGCCCGGCGAACGCCTCTGGCTGGCCGCCGAGCGGGAGCGCCGCGGACTGCTGGTGGCGCACCGCGTGCGCAGCAGCTGGCAGTGCAGCGGGAGCTGCGTGCTGCTCAGCGAGGACGGCCTGGCGCTGCCGCCGGCCCAGCTGGAGAGCTCGCGCAGCTGGGCGAAGAGTTTCTCCGACCTGGCCTTCCACGCCGGCAAGCTGTTCAGCCTGGAGCGCCTGGCGCACCAGATCTGCCGGCACAGCCCGAACACCGGCGAGGTCGAACGCTGCTGGTCGTTCGCCGACGAGCTGCTCACCGACGCGCGCCGCTACGCACAGCCCTGGGGCAGCGCCGAGGCCCTGTGGATCGACGACGACGGCGCCTGGATCGGCACCGACAACGGAACCCTTGCCCGCGGCGACGGCGAGACGCGGCCGATGCTCTGGCATTTCGCCGCACCGGCCGAAGGCTGGAACGGCGCGCCTTGA
- the parC gene encoding DNA topoisomerase IV subunit A — MNESFDPGLDGVERRSLAEFTEQAYLNYSMYVIMDRALPHIGDGLKPVQRRIVYAMSELGLDADAKHKKSARTVGDVLGKFHPHGDSACYEAMVLMAQPFSYRYPLIDGQGNWGAPDDPKSFAAMRYTEARLSRYSEVLLAELGQGTADWVPNFDGTLDEPAVLPARLPNLLLNGTTGIAVGMATDVPPHNLREVAAACVRLLDEPQATVAQLCEHIPGPDFPTEAEIVTPRAELLKIYESGRGSVRMRALYRVEDGDVVITALPHQVSGAKVLEQIAAQMQAKKLPMVADLRDESDHENPCRIVVIPRSNRVDVEGLMQHLFATTDLESSYRVNVNIIGLDGRPQVKNLRTLLAEWLEFRVRTVRRRLQFRLDKVERRLHLLEGLLIAFLNLDEVIRIIRTEDQPKPVLIERFALSEVQADYILDTRLRQLARLEEMKIRGEQDALAKERDKLLALLGSEARLKRLVRKELLADAETYGDARRSPIVERAEARALSETELLPTEPVTVVLSEKGWVRCAKGHDIDPAALSYKAGDNFKAAAQGRSNQYAVLIDSSGRSYSLAAHSLPSARGQGEPLTGRLAPPPGASFECVLLPDDEALYVLASDAGYGFVVKGEDLQAKNKAGKALLSLPAGARVMAPRPLGDAQNDWLAAVTTEGRLLLFRVADLPQLAKGKGNRIIAIPGARVASREEYLSDFAVLSAQATLQLQAGKRTLSLKPADLEHYRGERGGRGNKLPRGFQRVDALLVEEPA; from the coding sequence ATGAACGAATCCTTCGATCCCGGCCTGGACGGCGTGGAGCGCCGCTCCCTTGCGGAGTTCACCGAGCAGGCCTACCTCAACTATTCCATGTACGTGATCATGGACCGCGCCCTGCCGCACATCGGCGACGGCCTGAAACCCGTGCAGCGGCGCATCGTCTACGCGATGAGCGAACTGGGCCTGGATGCCGACGCCAAGCACAAGAAGTCGGCGCGCACCGTCGGCGACGTGCTCGGCAAGTTCCACCCCCACGGCGACTCGGCCTGCTACGAGGCCATGGTGCTGATGGCCCAGCCGTTCAGCTACCGCTACCCGCTGATCGACGGCCAGGGCAACTGGGGCGCGCCGGACGATCCCAAGTCGTTCGCCGCCATGCGCTACACCGAGGCGCGTCTGTCGCGCTACTCGGAAGTGCTGCTGGCCGAGCTGGGCCAGGGTACCGCCGACTGGGTGCCGAACTTCGATGGCACCCTGGACGAGCCGGCGGTGCTGCCGGCGCGGCTGCCCAACCTCTTGCTCAACGGCACCACCGGGATCGCCGTGGGCATGGCCACCGATGTGCCGCCGCACAATCTGCGCGAGGTGGCGGCCGCCTGCGTGCGCCTGCTGGACGAGCCGCAGGCGACGGTGGCGCAGCTCTGCGAGCACATCCCGGGACCGGATTTTCCCACCGAGGCGGAGATCGTCACCCCGCGCGCCGAGCTGCTGAAGATCTACGAGAGCGGCCGCGGATCGGTGCGCATGCGCGCGCTGTACCGGGTCGAGGACGGCGACGTGGTGATCACTGCGCTGCCGCATCAGGTCTCCGGGGCCAAGGTGCTGGAGCAGATAGCCGCGCAGATGCAGGCCAAGAAGCTGCCGATGGTCGCCGACCTGCGTGACGAGTCCGACCACGAGAATCCCTGCCGCATCGTCGTCATCCCGCGCTCCAATCGGGTTGACGTGGAAGGGCTGATGCAGCATCTGTTCGCCACTACTGATCTGGAATCCAGCTACCGGGTCAACGTCAACATCATCGGCCTGGACGGCCGGCCGCAGGTGAAGAACCTGCGCACGCTGCTCGCCGAGTGGCTGGAGTTCCGCGTGCGGACGGTGCGCCGGCGCCTGCAGTTCCGCCTCGACAAGGTGGAAAGGCGTCTGCACCTGCTCGAGGGCCTGCTGATCGCTTTCCTCAATCTCGACGAGGTGATCCGCATCATCCGCACCGAAGACCAGCCGAAGCCTGTGCTGATCGAGCGCTTCGCCCTCAGCGAGGTGCAGGCCGACTACATCCTCGACACCCGCCTGCGCCAGCTGGCGCGGCTGGAAGAGATGAAGATCCGCGGCGAGCAGGACGCGCTGGCCAAGGAGCGCGACAAGCTCCTTGCCCTGCTCGGCAGCGAGGCCAGGCTGAAGAGGCTGGTGCGCAAGGAGCTCCTGGCGGACGCCGAGACCTACGGCGACGCGCGCCGCTCACCGATCGTCGAGCGGGCCGAGGCCAGGGCGCTGTCGGAAACCGAACTGCTGCCCACCGAGCCGGTGACCGTGGTGCTTTCCGAGAAGGGCTGGGTGCGCTGCGCCAAGGGCCACGACATCGACCCGGCGGCGCTCTCCTACAAAGCCGGTGACAATTTCAAGGCGGCGGCCCAGGGGCGCTCCAATCAATATGCCGTGCTCATCGACTCCAGCGGGCGCAGCTATTCCCTGGCGGCACATTCGCTGCCCTCGGCGCGCGGTCAGGGCGAGCCTCTGACCGGGCGCCTGGCGCCACCGCCAGGGGCGAGTTTCGAATGCGTACTGCTGCCGGACGACGAGGCGCTCTACGTGCTGGCGTCCGATGCCGGTTATGGCTTCGTGGTGAAGGGCGAGGATCTGCAGGCGAAGAACAAGGCGGGCAAGGCCCTGCTGAGCCTGCCGGCCGGGGCCAGGGTCATGGCGCCGCGGCCGCTGGGCGATGCGCAGAACGACTGGTTGGCGGCGGTTACCACGGAAGGGCGCCTGCTGCTGTTCAGGGTCGCCGATCTGCCGCAGCTGGCCAAGGGCAAGGGCAACCGGATCATCGCCATCCCGGGAGCGCGGGTCGCCAGCCGCGAGGAGTATCTCAGCGACTTCGCCGTGCTGTCCGCCCAGGCGACTCTGCAGCTGCAGGCCGGCAAGCGGACCCTGTCGCTGAAGCCGGCCGACCTGGAGCATTACCGGGGCGAGCGTGGCGGGCGCGGCAACAAGCTGCCACGCGGTTTTCAGCGAGTCGATGCGCTATTGGTCGAAGAGCCGGCCTGA